The Leptospirillum ferriphilum region ATTTTTCGAAGGACCTGATTCTGTCCGATGCGTTTCAATCTGGTCCGCGTGGACAAATTTTCTGGGCGATAGGTCTGATCACTGCAGTCCTGACGGCATTTTATACATTCCGGTTGATTTTCATGGTCTTTACTGGAAAAGAGAATTTTTCGAATGATGGTCATCATGGCCATGCCCCACATGAAAGCCCTCTTGTGATGACCATTCCCTTGGTTATTTTATCCCTCGGGGCTGTCTTTGCCGGTTGGTTGGGGGATCGTTTCGATATTGTCGGTTACTTGTCTCAAAGTATGACTGTTCCCCACCTAATGGAGACATCGGGAATATCGGACGGCACTCTGAAGATGATTTCTGTTTTGGCAGGTGTTGTGGGGATTGGCGTCGCGTTTTTCTTGTACGGAAGGCCATCCGGAGTTCCTCTGGCCCTTTCAAAGAGTTTCCGGCCATTGTTTAATTTGTCACGAAACAAATGGTACTTCGATGAAATATACGATGCAGTTTTTACCCGTCCAGCAATTTTTCTCTCGCATATTTTATGGAAAGAGGTCGATAAAGGTGTGATTGACATGATCGTCAACAATATCGCTTCTTCCTGCCAGTCCGCGGGAGCTTCTCTTCGAAGACTGCAAACCGGTCAACTTCAGAATTACGCGTTGGTCATGGCGTTGGGGCTTTTTGGAATGGTCAGCATTTTTATATTCATGAAATAATTCAGTGTTGGACCGAAAGAACAAAGAAACCAGAGGAGTTAAATGACTTTTTTATCCGTCCCAATCCTGACTTTTTTGATCTTCTTTCCGATTGTTGGAGCGTTACTCCTGCTCCCGTTCCGGGCAATACCCGGGTCGGAAAAAACTGTTCGAGTCCTCGCTCTTGTCCTGACCTGTGTCGAATTTCTGATTTCACTTGATCTGGTATTGGGAATGAATCCGGGTTCTTTTCGGATGCAGTTTACCGAAGATCATCTTTGGATCCCGTTTGCCAATATTCACTACTCCCTGGGTGTTGATGGGATTAGTATCGTTCTGATCATCATGACAACATTCCTTTTGCCCATGTGCGTGCTAACGTCCTGGAAAGGGATTTCCACGCGAGTGGTCGAATTCATGATGACTCTTCTGATCTTGGAAGGGATCATGGTCGGAGTGTTTGCAGCAACGGATTTTGTCCTGTTTTATGTCTTTTGGGAATCCATGTTGATCCCGATGTATTTGATTATCGGTGTCTGGGGCGGGCCGAACCGTCTGTATGCAACAATCAAGTTTTTCCTTTATACCCTGGCCGGGTCCCTTCTCCTTCTTCTTGTCATTATCTCTCTCTACTTTGTCGGGGGGCATACCTTTAATATTGTCCAGCTCATGGGCCAACATTACTCCATGCTTTTTCAGGAATTCGCTTTTGTTGCCATGTTTGTTGCCTTTGCCGTCAAAGTCCCGATGTTTCCGTTCCACACATGGCTTCCTGATGCTCACGTTGAAGCCCCAACCGCGGGATCTGTCATTTTGGCATCTGTTATGCTGAAGATGGGTGCTTACGGTTTCTTGCGGTTTTCATTGCCGATGTTTCCGGAAGCCTCTCATTTTTTTACACCTTTGATTTTCGGTCTGTCTCTCGCGGGAATTGTCTGGGGTGCTTTGATGGCCTTGGCACAAGAAGATATGAAGAAATTGATTGCTTATTCTTCTGTCAGCCATATGGGAATCGTCACACTCGGGATATTTGTCTTCAATTACCAGGGTCTTGAAGGCGCCCTGATGGGTATGATCAACCATGGTGTGACGACCGGAGCTCTTTTTCTTTGCGTGGGAGTCCTTTATGACCGAACCCATTCTCGTCAGCTTTCGGACTATGGCGGGATTGCCAAGTTGATGCCGGTTTTTTCGACAATGTTCATGATTTTTTCCATGTCTTCTCTTGGACTCCCCGGGTTGAATTCGTTCATTGGAGAATTCCTCGTCCTTCTCGGAACGTTCCGTCAACATTCTGCCTTGGCGGTCCTGGCAACAACTGTCATCATCCTTGCAGCGTTGTACATGCTTTATCTTCTGACCCGGGTGATTTGGGGTGTCTATTCTCCTAGAGAGTGGTCCCTTCCTGACCTGAACCGTCTTGAATGGGCTTCTCTTTTGCCATTGGCGGCCTTAGTTTTCTGGATTGGACTGGAACCCGATCCCATTCTGGGTCTTTTGCACGCCAGCGTTTCACATTTGATTGGGCAGGTTCAGGGAATTGCCCCGATGGCTTCCCTTCGTTAAGTTTTGGAACGAGCGATATGGAAAGGATGAGGAACGTAGGATGAGTTTTTCGGCGGTCAATATTCTCGGAACGATGCCCGAGATTTATCTCACTTTTTTTGGATGTATCCTTCTGATACTCGAAACGATGGTTCCAAAGGAGAAAAGATCCTGGCTTGCCTACTTTACAATCATAGCCCTGGTCTTTGCGATGGTGGCCTCCATTGGATTAAATGGCAAAGGACTACCCTTATACAGCGGACTTTATATCATCGATCCCTTTTCAAACTTCTTCAAGATAACTATCTATGCGGCTGGCATCATTACGGTCTTATTGTCCTTGCCCTATCTTGAACAGGAAGATATCCATTTTGGTGAATACTATGCATTCTTGCTCTTTGCTATTGTCGGTATGATGGTCATGGTTTCGGCAGGGGATCTGATTACTCTGTTTCTCGGAATTGAACTCATGTCCCTGTGTTTTTACGTGCTTGTCGGTCTGAAAAGAGAAGATACCCGGTCCGTTGAAGCGGCGTTCAAGTATTTTCTTCTGGGGGCCTTCTCTTCTGCCATCTTCCTTTTCGGTATCTCTTTCCTGTACGGAGCCTCCGGAACGGAAACAATCAGCGGTCTTGCAAATTTTATTAATAACCCGGGTGCCCTCAAGCCGATGGTGATAGCCGGAATGATCCTGACTCTTGTCGGGTTCACCTTTAAGGTTTCTGCGGTTCCTTTCCACATGTGGACCCCGGATGTTTATGAGGGGGCACCAACGGTGGTCACCGGGTTTATGGCAGCGGCAGCAAAGATTGCGGCGTTCGGAGTCTTCCTCCGCGTATTCTGGGTGGCTTTTTCCGGAAACCGTCACGACTGGGATCTTCTGATTATACTAATCTCCATTCTTTCCATGGCCGTTGGAAATCTAGTCGCCATTCTCCAGACAAACCTGAAAAGAATGTTGGCTTACTCTTCGATAGGACATGCAGGCTATGCATTGATGGGACTTCTTCTCCCGAATCGTGAAAGCCTTTTTGCCCTTCTTTTTTATGCGTTCACTTATGTTTTTATGACCCTTGGTGCTTTTGGTATCATCTTGATGATGCGCAAAAAAGGTGTTGAGGGGGAGGAGATTTCAGACTTTACGGGACTGCACAAGAGTCACCCTGTTGCGGCTTTTGCCATGTTGATCTTTATGTTTTCGCTGGCGGGAATTCCTCCCTTTGGAGGATTCCTGGCAAAGTTTTATATCTTCTTTGCTGTGATCCATGCCGGTTATACATGGCTGGCAGTTCTGGGTGTCCTTTTTGCCGCCATCGGTGCATACTATTACATCAAGATCGTCATGGCCATGTATATGAAGGATCCCCAGGAGAGTGTGGTCTTTCATAGCACACCAATGGGACGACTGGCTTTGCTGGTCACTGCAGGAACGACAATGCTTCTTGGGGTTTACCCGGCGCCTTTTGTGGCCTATATCAAATCCTCCCTGGCCCTCTTTGTCCCCTGAAAGTCATTGGGGTAACGGGTTTTCCGATGAGAGAAACAAAAGCATTGACGTCTCGTCAACGGGAAGTCTTTGAGTTTATTCTCAAATGGATGCGGGAAACCCGTCTCCCTCCGACCCTTTCTGAAGTCGCCCAATTTCTTGGTGTCCCTTATCCAAAAAGTGCAGCAACCCATCTGGATGCACTAGAGAAAAAGGGGTATATCCAACGCTCACCTGGAAAAGCACGCGGGATTCTTCTCACCCCACTTGGTGAGAGCTACCAGATGGACCGCCTGATCGAGAACATTCTTGAGATTCCGATTGTTGGACGCATTCGGGCGGGGCGTCTCACCGGATCCGAAATCGTACCGGATGGGACCCTTGCCGTTCCGTTGTCTCTTTTTACCGAGAAACCGGATTTTGCGCTCCAAATCCGTGGAGACAGCATGAATGGCGCAGGGATCCTGGATGGAGACATGGCTTTTATCCGAAAGACCCGCGAGGCGCGCAACGGAGATTTAATCGTGGCGCACATACAGGGTGAAATGACGCTTAAACAGCTGATTGTTGAAAAAAGACAAATGATTCTTCGAGCCGCGAACCCTCTTTACGCCGATATCCGTGTTTCTCCGGATGATGAATCGGCCTTGGTCCAGGGGAAGATGATAGGTCTGTTCCGGGATCAGAGAACGAATGGGGGAAGGAATTGGAGCTAAACGACAAAGAACAGGATTCGGGAAAAGCATCAAAGTCTCCGCAAGAGGAAGTTCCCGGTCAATTTGAAACCGCTCCCCGAGGGTATGTTCCGGGAGTCTGCAATCTGGATATGAAAGGCCGGATCATCCGTGGTGTCGGAGCTTTTCTCGGATTTGTCGCTGTCGTTCTTTATAATGAGAACTGGCGTCTTCTCCTCATTCATCCAGTCCCGTATTTTCTGGGAATGGTTCTGTTGTCATCCCTGACGGCGGTTGCTTTTATTCAGAGTTTCCTCTCTTTTTGTGTGGTTGATGCATTTTTGGGGCGTGTCCTGACCGGAAAACGTCTGATCAAGGTTTCGCCTGAAGATCATCTGAAGGACCGCCGCCGGGCGGTCCTTATAGTGGTTTCTTCCTTTTTGCTGGGTCTATTCTTTTCCGCTCTCCTTCTGATCGAAGAACTGGACCGGTCTATTCGGTGAAAACGTCTCTCTATTGCCCTGTATTTCTTTACCAGGCATATATCATCTTTTAAGGATCCTTGTGCGGATTCCCCGATGGGTCTTTGAGATCGATAGGGAAATGTCTGAAAGTGAAGGACCGTTTATGTGGTTCGCGTTTTGGAAGACATGGGAGGAGGAACAGCAGCGGATTTTTTCATGACGACCGGAGAGAGGTGTTGGGAAAATCCTGTTTTTTAACCAGACGAAAGGTGGCAATCGGAATGTTCTTTCGGAAAAATTTTCCGGAACTTCAGTTTTATAGACGGAAAGGACATTTTTTTCTGGGCCTTCTGGCAGTAGGAGGAGGATGCCTTTCCGATATTTCTTCCGTTTGGGCGGATGCTCCGTCTGAAAATCAGGTTATGGAAGGGATGGATACCCTCTGGGTTGTCGTAGCGGCCGTTTTGGTCCTGTTCATGCAGGCCGGTTTCGCTTTTTTGGAAACGGGGCTTTCCAGAGGAAAAAACGCTGGTCATCTGGCAACAAAAAACCTGGTAATCCTCGGGGTCAGTTCCCTGGTCTTCTGGGCAATCGGTTTTGGTATCTCCTTTTCAGACGGAAATTCTATCGTTGGAATGCATGGATTTTTTGTCAATCCGTTCGGTCCTGATGCTGACAAGCTTTTTCCATCTCTTTCCTACTCTGACGCGACCATGGCCTCCAAAATTCTGTTCCAGACAGCTTTTTGTGCCGTTTCACTTGCGATAGTCTGGGGAGGTATGGCAGAACGTGTCCGATTCCCGGTCTATATTATTTTCGGAACGGTTTTTTCGGGGTTGATCTACCCGGTCGTCGGTCACTGGATCTGGGGAAACGGGTGGTTGTCCCGACTTGGGATGCAGGATTTTGCCGGTTCGACCGTGGTCCACCTTCAGGGAGCGTTATCCGCCCTGGCGGGGACACTTCTTCTGGGACCCCGGCTTGGGAAATACCGGGAGAGAAAAGTTCCTCTCCCGATTCCGGGACACAATATTCCCTTCGTCATTTTGGGAACCATGATCCTGTGGCTTGGATGGTTTGGGTTCAATCCAGGAAGCACCCTTGGAGTCAATATCCCCGCACCCGGATATTTTGCCTACGTTGCGATGACAACAAATCTGGCCGCTGCGGCCGGGGTTCTGGCCGCGACTTTCATGTCCTGGGCACTTTTGAAGGCGCCCGATATGTCCATGATGGCGAATGGCGCACTTGCAGCACTTGTTGCCATCACGGCATCATGCGCGTTTGTCACGCCGCTTCTTTCTGTGGTGATCGGGGCCATTGCGGGTGTCATCGCGGTGATCGGTGTTCTCTGGGTTGACAGAAAAGGAATCGATGACCCGGTCGGTGCGGTGTCTGTGCATGGAATGGCCGGAATATGGGGGACTCTCTCTACGGGATTGTTTGCCGCACCCGACAGAGTTCGTATTGTCGGTGTCGGGCAGCCCGGGCTATTTTATGGCGGAGGATGGCACCAGCTTGGCGTTCAGTTTCTTGGGATTATGGCGGTTTCCGTGTATGTCTTTTCTGTTTCCCTGCTGGTGTTTTATCTGATCCGGAAAGGGACTGGTCTTCGGGTGACGGCGGCCCAGGAAGCGATCGGTCTGGATTTTGCCGAACACAAGATGTGGGGTTATCCAGATGCTGTTCGGGCATCTGCGGGGGCAACCCAGCCAATACTTAAGGAAGATCCTCAAAAGGATGCCGCATCGACGGAAACGGAGGCCTATACGGAACGAGCGGGGGGAGGTCAGGGATGAAAATGATCGTGGCGATAATTCGCCCCAGCCGGCTGGAATTTGTCCGGGATGCTCTGTTGAACGAAGGAATTCTGGGGATGACAGTCAGTGACGTCCGCGGATATGGCCGTCAAAAAGGTCAGGTGGAGCAATACAGAGGATCCCGAATGCAGATCGACTTTCTCCCAAAGATCAAAATTGAAGTGGTCGTCGGCGGGAATCTGTTCGAGAAAGCGCTTCAGACCATTCGGGATGCGGCTCGAACGGACCATATCGGGGACGGAAAAATTTTTGTCCTGGACCTGGAAAATGTTGTCCGGATCCGTACAGGAGAGGAAGGCCACGAAGCCATCTGAATCCCGACAGACCGACAACGAATGGAAGAGCCGATTCAATCGGGCTCTTTCCACCATGCCCCCTCTTGTGGTTCGCCTGGGAAAGGCCAGCCAACATCGCGCCAGGCTACTGGGGACGCTCATCCGGACGGAACGACTGGAACTCTCGGTCCTGTTCGAAGATTCATCGGACGCGTCGCCGACACACATCTTCTATCGTTCCCATGAAGAGACCGTCCTCGGGGAATGTGCACACTGTTCCCGGGGTTGGAGCCCTCTGGAAGACGCCTGTGCTCATGTTCAGGGAGGGGCGTTCCTTTTTCTTTCCTCCCTCGAGAAATTGGTTCCCCCGGGAGAACCGGGACCAGTCGTCGACCCCCAACCTTCTTTTCAGGCCTATGCTCCCTCCCGCCCTTCAGGGGTTTTTCTGAGCCGTCTCCCTCCGGACTGGGGTTTTCTGATCCGGACAGGTCTCCGCCAGGCGATGTCGCACCGTTCCTACCTGGACTGGAGCAATCGATTCCGCCAGCCGACAGGGCATCGTTTGCCAGAGTATTCTTTCTGGAAGGCGTTTCATGAGGCATTTTTTCTTGAGGAAATCCGGGAATGGAAGGGAGAACGGTATCCATTGTTCTTTCCCAAACCGCAGATCCCTTCCGACGATCTGTTCAAGATGGAGCGGCTTCCTTTTTATCGTCCCGGCGAGTCAGATCGTGTTCCATGGAAACTTGCCCAGCCTTCCTGGCGTTTTGAGGGGAGATGGATTTCTGTGGAGGCGGGGGTACGCTTTCAGGGAGTCTGGCATGCCGGAGCGGAGGTCTTTCCGGCCCGTGGAACCCGATGGCTTGAGCGAAAGCATATCCGGGTCCTGGATGCACGTTCCGCTTTCGTCCTGTTGCCGGATTCTTCTCCACTCCCCCTGGCCCTGAATCCTTTTCTGGAATGTGATGCCGACACAGATTTTCCCCTGGCGGAATGGGCTGACAGACTGGCCTTAGCAATCGAACTGGGGAAGCATTCGCGGATCCGGTTTTCCTGGAACGGGACTCTCCTGGAGGAAGCATTTTCCGTCCATGAAGTCTGGGAGCCCCGGATCGATTTGTCCTATACAGAAGGGCAGGGGTTAAAAATATGTCCTTCCGTCCAGAGTCATCAGGTGCGGATCCCTCTTTTTGGCCCGGAGAGAAATCTCCAGCCTGACATTCATGTCCGGGTGGATGGCTCGAAAACGGAATTCCTGAAAAGGGACCGCCAGAAAGAGCTCTTGCTGCGCAACGCAGTCGAAAGAACGCTCCGAAAATCCTCGACCACGTCCTGGATCCATCTGACCGAGGAAGAAACACGCCTCTTCTGGAAGTCCGGATGGAGCGAACTGGAGCAGGAGGGATTTTCCCGGGGAGAGGTAGAGTCCCTCTCCGGTCAGATTCTCTCCGGTTCCGTGGCCTGCCATGTTCTTTTTGAAATGGGGGAAGAGAACGAGGTTCTGGCAAGAGGGGTACTGTCTGTCGGAGACAGGGTGTTTCCCCTTCCCGCGGTGTCTTCGGAGGAGGACGATCCGTTTGTCCGGCTTTCCGATAACGAAAGAGTCCTTCTCGATCGCCGTATGTCCGAGCAAATCGAAATGCTTTCGCTTCTTTTCCAGTTTGACGCGGCCGGGCAAAGCCGCCTCACCCCGCACGCCGCCGGAATGATCCTTCTCCATCGACGCGATCTGGATATCCGCGTGGAGGAAAAAGTCCGGCAGCGGATTCGTCCCTACATGGAACCGTCTGTCGGGACGACAGAGGAAAAGGAGCCGGGTCCGGGATTTCAAGGGCAGTTGAGAGTTTATCAGAAACAGGGTGTCGGATGGCTTTTGCGGCTTCGGGAAAAGGGCCTGCACGGGATTCTTGCCGATGAAATGGGACTCGGTAAAACCGTGACAACCCTGTCCTTCCTCTCTCATATCCTGGATGGCCAGCCGGGTGCGGCAGTGCTCATCGTTGTACCGGCTTCCCTGGTTTACAACTGGGAAAAGGAAGTTCGCCAGTTTTTACCGAACGTGCCCTGCACGATTTATCATGGATCCCAGAGACAACTGGCCGGTCCGGATTTTCCGGCAAACGGACTTGTGGTGACAACATACGGAACGGTTCGGAACGATATCGGTTTTTTGTCGGATCGGCGCTTTTCCATGGTGATCCTGGATGAAGCCCAGACCATCAAGAATCCCGAGTCGGGAATTTCATTGGCCGTTTCGCGTCTCCGGGGGGATTTTCGTCTGGCCCTGAGCGGGACCCCCCTCGAAAACAATCTGGTGGATCTTTGGAGTCTTTTCCGTTTTCTGTTTCCCGGTCTTCTGGGATCACGAAAGTTCTTTGAAGAACGCTATGTGCAGGGAAAAGGGAGTCCTCTCTGGCAGAAAGAACGGATCGGCTGGCTCAGGACACTTGTGTCCCCCCTTGTTTTAAGGCGCACCAAAAAGGATGTTTTGGCGGATTTGCCGGAGAAAACCGTCGTCGATCACTGGGTGGAGCCCGGAGAAGAGGAAAGGACGGCATACCGGGCGATTCTTCTGATGGGGAAGGAAGAGATCCGCGCCGTTTCGAAAGATCGAAAAACGTTTCGCATGAACATGTTGGCCCTGCTTCTGCGCCTTCGTCTCTTTTGCTGTCATCCCGATCTGGTTCCGAATCCGAAGGGAATTTCCGTTCCGGCTCCGGCCAAGTTCCTGGAAACACTTGCCAAAATCCGGGAAGCACTGGCCGATGGTCACCGTATTCTCCTCTTCAGCCAGTTTACGGGGATGCTCGACATTCTGGAAAACGCTCTCCTCAAGGACGGGATCCTGTTCTCCCGTCTGGATGGGAAGACGCCGCTGAAAGAGAGACAACGTCTGGTGGAGGAGTTCCAGCGTCAAAAACCCGGGTCTCCCTCAGTTTTTTTATCCAGTCTGAAGGCCGGTGGCGTGGGGCTGACATTGACGAATGCGGATTTTGTATTCCACTATGATCCCTGGTGGAACCCGCAGGTGGAAAATCAGGCCACCGACCGCTCCCACCGGATTGGTCAGAAACGGCCGGTTTTCGTCTACAGGATGCTGACCCGGGGAACGGTGGAGGAAAAAGTAAAAGCGCTCAAGGAAGAAAAACTGGAACTCTTCGATCTGGTGATGGGGGAGGGACAGCCTGTCGCCCAGGAATGGCTTTCCCGGCAGCTTGAGAATTTGCTGGAATGGGATTCGACGGACATCTTATAAAGACGACAACCGGAAAAGGGAGGAGAAATGGGAGAAAGTCCTGAGGATGCCAAGCGGTATATCGCCGGAACGACGATGACGGAAGCGCTCGAAAAAGCCCGTTTGCTCAACAAGGAGGGGATTGGAACACTCCTTGTCCCTTTGGAATGTGAACAGGAGGAGGCGGCTTTCGAGAAGAGAGTGGAAGAGCTGAAAGAATTATCCCGGCAGATGGGGATGAAAATGATCCGGGGAGGGATCTCGGTTCGCCTGTCGGACTTCGGGTTCCGGGAACGGAAGGACAGAGCCGTCGAACGCCTGATCCGCGTGATCCGAGCCGCGGAAGAGTATGCCCTGGCCATCTGGATCGACATGGAAGAACCGGAAGTCGTGGAAAACACCCTCGAAACCTATCTCGACCTTCGGAAGAAATTTCCCCACCTTTCGATCACACTGCAGTCCCGTCTCGACCGGACCAGCCAGGACTTAAGGCGTGTCATCGGGGCACGCGGAAGGATTCGTCTCGTCAAAGGCGAGTTTGCCGACCCGTCGGGGAAGTCCCTGGACGATCCGGAGGAAATACGGAGACGTTATCTTGGGGATATGGAGCTTCTTTTTTCCGAAGGCGCGATGTTTGCTATCGCCACCCACGACGAGCAGATCCTGGAAGGGGCTTCGAAATTGCAAAAAAGTCATCCCCGTATGATGGAGTTTCAGATGTATCTGGGAGTTCGGGAGGACCGGATCCGTACCCTTTTGTTCGAAGGCGGTTTTCCGGTGACCCTGTACCTGCCCTTCGGACCTTCCCCCGGACACTATCTTCGCCGTACCGGACTTCAGGGAGAAAAAGGGAAAAAGTAAGCCGGGCCCATGGAATGGACCCGGATGAGAGGTCAGGATTGCGGTTTCGGCAGATTGAAGAATTCCCGGGTGATGTTCACAAGCATATTCCTGTGTTCGGGCATGCCGAGATTCAG contains the following coding sequences:
- a CDS encoding P-II family nitrogen regulator; protein product: MKMIVAIIRPSRLEFVRDALLNEGILGMTVSDVRGYGRQKGQVEQYRGSRMQIDFLPKIKIEVVVGGNLFEKALQTIRDAARTDHIGDGKIFVLDLENVVRIRTGEEGHEAI
- a CDS encoding proline dehydrogenase family protein, whose amino-acid sequence is MGESPEDAKRYIAGTTMTEALEKARLLNKEGIGTLLVPLECEQEEAAFEKRVEELKELSRQMGMKMIRGGISVRLSDFGFRERKDRAVERLIRVIRAAEEYALAIWIDMEEPEVVENTLETYLDLRKKFPHLSITLQSRLDRTSQDLRRVIGARGRIRLVKGEFADPSGKSLDDPEEIRRRYLGDMELLFSEGAMFAIATHDEQILEGASKLQKSHPRMMEFQMYLGVREDRIRTLLFEGGFPVTLYLPFGPSPGHYLRRTGLQGEKGKK
- a CDS encoding NADH-quinone oxidoreductase subunit N; translation: MSFSAVNILGTMPEIYLTFFGCILLILETMVPKEKRSWLAYFTIIALVFAMVASIGLNGKGLPLYSGLYIIDPFSNFFKITIYAAGIITVLLSLPYLEQEDIHFGEYYAFLLFAIVGMMVMVSAGDLITLFLGIELMSLCFYVLVGLKREDTRSVEAAFKYFLLGAFSSAIFLFGISFLYGASGTETISGLANFINNPGALKPMVIAGMILTLVGFTFKVSAVPFHMWTPDVYEGAPTVVTGFMAAAAKIAAFGVFLRVFWVAFSGNRHDWDLLIILISILSMAVGNLVAILQTNLKRMLAYSSIGHAGYALMGLLLPNRESLFALLFYAFTYVFMTLGAFGIILMMRKKGVEGEEISDFTGLHKSHPVAAFAMLIFMFSLAGIPPFGGFLAKFYIFFAVIHAGYTWLAVLGVLFAAIGAYYYIKIVMAMYMKDPQESVVFHSTPMGRLALLVTAGTTMLLGVYPAPFVAYIKSSLALFVP
- the lexA gene encoding transcriptional repressor LexA, whose protein sequence is MRETKALTSRQREVFEFILKWMRETRLPPTLSEVAQFLGVPYPKSAATHLDALEKKGYIQRSPGKARGILLTPLGESYQMDRLIENILEIPIVGRIRAGRLTGSEIVPDGTLAVPLSLFTEKPDFALQIRGDSMNGAGILDGDMAFIRKTREARNGDLIVAHIQGEMTLKQLIVEKRQMILRAANPLYADIRVSPDDESALVQGKMIGLFRDQRTNGGRNWS
- a CDS encoding NADH-quinone oxidoreductase subunit M — encoded protein: MTFLSVPILTFLIFFPIVGALLLLPFRAIPGSEKTVRVLALVLTCVEFLISLDLVLGMNPGSFRMQFTEDHLWIPFANIHYSLGVDGISIVLIIMTTFLLPMCVLTSWKGISTRVVEFMMTLLILEGIMVGVFAATDFVLFYVFWESMLIPMYLIIGVWGGPNRLYATIKFFLYTLAGSLLLLLVIISLYFVGGHTFNIVQLMGQHYSMLFQEFAFVAMFVAFAVKVPMFPFHTWLPDAHVEAPTAGSVILASVMLKMGAYGFLRFSLPMFPEASHFFTPLIFGLSLAGIVWGALMALAQEDMKKLIAYSSVSHMGIVTLGIFVFNYQGLEGALMGMINHGVTTGALFLCVGVLYDRTHSRQLSDYGGIAKLMPVFSTMFMIFSMSSLGLPGLNSFIGEFLVLLGTFRQHSALAVLATTVIILAALYMLYLLTRVIWGVYSPREWSLPDLNRLEWASLLPLAALVFWIGLEPDPILGLLHASVSHLIGQVQGIAPMASLR
- a CDS encoding DEAD/DEAH box helicase encodes the protein MSWTWKMLSGSVQERKATKPSESRQTDNEWKSRFNRALSTMPPLVVRLGKASQHRARLLGTLIRTERLELSVLFEDSSDASPTHIFYRSHEETVLGECAHCSRGWSPLEDACAHVQGGAFLFLSSLEKLVPPGEPGPVVDPQPSFQAYAPSRPSGVFLSRLPPDWGFLIRTGLRQAMSHRSYLDWSNRFRQPTGHRLPEYSFWKAFHEAFFLEEIREWKGERYPLFFPKPQIPSDDLFKMERLPFYRPGESDRVPWKLAQPSWRFEGRWISVEAGVRFQGVWHAGAEVFPARGTRWLERKHIRVLDARSAFVLLPDSSPLPLALNPFLECDADTDFPLAEWADRLALAIELGKHSRIRFSWNGTLLEEAFSVHEVWEPRIDLSYTEGQGLKICPSVQSHQVRIPLFGPERNLQPDIHVRVDGSKTEFLKRDRQKELLLRNAVERTLRKSSTTSWIHLTEEETRLFWKSGWSELEQEGFSRGEVESLSGQILSGSVACHVLFEMGEENEVLARGVLSVGDRVFPLPAVSSEEDDPFVRLSDNERVLLDRRMSEQIEMLSLLFQFDAAGQSRLTPHAAGMILLHRRDLDIRVEEKVRQRIRPYMEPSVGTTEEKEPGPGFQGQLRVYQKQGVGWLLRLREKGLHGILADEMGLGKTVTTLSFLSHILDGQPGAAVLIVVPASLVYNWEKEVRQFLPNVPCTIYHGSQRQLAGPDFPANGLVVTTYGTVRNDIGFLSDRRFSMVILDEAQTIKNPESGISLAVSRLRGDFRLALSGTPLENNLVDLWSLFRFLFPGLLGSRKFFEERYVQGKGSPLWQKERIGWLRTLVSPLVLRRTKKDVLADLPEKTVVDHWVEPGEEERTAYRAILLMGKEEIRAVSKDRKTFRMNMLALLLRLRLFCCHPDLVPNPKGISVPAPAKFLETLAKIREALADGHRILLFSQFTGMLDILENALLKDGILFSRLDGKTPLKERQRLVEEFQRQKPGSPSVFLSSLKAGGVGLTLTNADFVFHYDPWWNPQVENQATDRSHRIGQKRPVFVYRMLTRGTVEEKVKALKEEKLELFDLVMGEGQPVAQEWLSRQLENLLEWDSTDIL
- a CDS encoding ammonium transporter; protein product: MDTLWVVVAAVLVLFMQAGFAFLETGLSRGKNAGHLATKNLVILGVSSLVFWAIGFGISFSDGNSIVGMHGFFVNPFGPDADKLFPSLSYSDATMASKILFQTAFCAVSLAIVWGGMAERVRFPVYIIFGTVFSGLIYPVVGHWIWGNGWLSRLGMQDFAGSTVVHLQGALSALAGTLLLGPRLGKYRERKVPLPIPGHNIPFVILGTMILWLGWFGFNPGSTLGVNIPAPGYFAYVAMTTNLAAAAGVLAATFMSWALLKAPDMSMMANGALAALVAITASCAFVTPLLSVVIGAIAGVIAVIGVLWVDRKGIDDPVGAVSVHGMAGIWGTLSTGLFAAPDRVRIVGVGQPGLFYGGGWHQLGVQFLGIMAVSVYVFSVSLLVFYLIRKGTGLRVTAAQEAIGLDFAEHKMWGYPDAVRASAGATQPILKEDPQKDAASTETEAYTERAGGGQG